From the Oncorhynchus kisutch isolate 150728-3 linkage group LG27, Okis_V2, whole genome shotgun sequence genome, the window GCACTGCTGAGTTCAATAAGAATAAATGCAACATTAAGAAAGGGTATACAATATACGTACTTGGAATATAGTATGTCAAATTACTCAGTGAACTGACTCACAACTTTCCCTAAGACCTGTGGTTCAAAAGTCATACGAAAACATCTGAAATATACCCGAATTCCATTGAATACGATGGTGGCTAGTTGCTCTTgaagttacattttttttttactgtgatcATACTAGTCTACACGAACCCTTTCCCTTATGATGAAGCCATACTGATGAATCAACCTTGTTTCTGTCACTTTAGCACCAAATAAGGCATTTTTGAGTACGCACAGATTATCAAAATTCTTTGAATTGCTGAAGACAGTCACATGCTACTCATCATTTGTCTAACTAACTTACTACTACTTTTCATTAATAATTCTCATGGACTAAACTGCCTCCCATCGCGTAAAGGCAATATCAAGTCTCCTTAGTTTTTAATAAATATTGTTTTTGCAATTCAATTTGTAATTGTGTGAATCTATGGACAGATTGTCCATTCCAGAGTCAAATGACAGTGCAACATATGGAGGAAGGTTAAATGGGAGCTACTACCGGCCCTTCAGGGTTTTGCTTATTGCGTTCTCATGATTAATATGTACAAGTCTTAAAATAAACAATAACTTTGAAACAACGTACATAATGGATGGATCATGGGACCGACCGAGACTGGCAACATACTTAACACGTGCTGTCAGATAAAAACACTGTCTACTCCATATTACAATTTCATCAAATAGAGAATTTTGAAttacatactttttccaccctttTTCAATGGCCTTGGAAACTTCTGTGATGGTCTGAGCTTTTCTGCATGTGGCGGTATGTAATAACAGCAACCTGGCCACAGCATTTCACCAACAGTCAACAAAACACAGAGAATTCAGAACGTCTGAGGGATATCTAAAAAATTAAAAACGAGGGTCGTGCTTCTTTTCACGAGGTTGCTTCATGTGCTCAGTCTTCAAGAGAACGAAAAAGAAACAAACCTTTAGGGGAAAAAAATGtcataaaaaaagaaaaatgatACCTGTAACAAAGTTCTCACAAAGTAAAAGGGCATGGTGGTGGGGACACGGAGGGATGGCAGTCAGTACTCATCCTGCTGATCATCAGGAACCTCTTCTTCATGGACCCCTGGGTCCacgtcctccccctctccagcaCCTTCCTAAGGGGACACAAGCGGTCATAGCAAAATGTTAGGGCAACAACCGCCATAGATCTTTTCAAGTAATTAACAGCATTAGGTAACCTAAATCAATTGCTCAATTAATCAAACAAAGGCCTGTGATTACAAAGACAATATCTCCCTAGAAAAGAACTAGTATCAAAACATTTACTGCCCAATCCAGTACGAACATTCTAGAATCTAAAACAAATGTTGCACAACAACATCCCACACCCAATCCCCTTCGGGAATCTCCTATGAATAATCACTGAAGTGTCAATAACAGCCGATTGACCTGTTCGTCTGCAGAGTACAGGATCTCCATTAGCCTCTCCACGAACTGTGCGCTCTCCTGACCTTGCTCCTGTGCCAGCACTTCCACCTCCCGCAGCTTTCCAAAGTAAaaatccctctccttctccaccccctccagtgCAAGTTTTAATGTGTTCACCTGCACACAAAACGAGACAGACAAATTGATATTCCTTTCATATATCTTGCTATTTGACTTTAAACAACAACATTTGTCTGTGTGTAAACTATTCTTGCAGTATTAATGATTTTTCTATTGTCAATCAAATCCAAATGGTCACATGCGCTATCATAAAACTATTGCTGTTATACACTGCTGCTCCTCTCATCCCCAACTTATTGTTTCTCGGACCCTTTTCATGTTTCTGTTAATCTAATCTTTGTAAAATCAGGATTATGGAATTATCATTCAAGGCAGTTTGGAATTACTTATCATTTTGGTTCTGCCAAAAAGCAATACACATCTTTCTTACAAATCTTACCAGTGAGTCCAACTTAGATATATTAAGTTGTAATGACGTGGTTGTAGTAACTTTTATATATGAAGTTGTTATGATGCAGTAGTAGTGGCTTTTTACCTGGTCATTGAGCAATGTGACCTGTGCTTCCAGTTCCCGCTCTCCTTTGGCCGGAGTTGTCGTTGCAACTGGGATTCTTTTGGCTGAAGAGGGTCTGGAGGACGGATGGGGGCTGCAAGGGTTTTGTTTCGGCGTTGTTGCGTTCGCCCTGGTGGCTCCTGAACACAAATATAGGTTAGTCAGTCAGTTTCCTAATCTACGTAAACAATGTCTGCTGTacagaggggtatactacaatcAACGCAGAGTTCTTCCAAAATAATATAAGATGGGCGCTGCACTACCTTGTGGACTTGCTGCGCCACTATGTAAACTGTTTTTTACTTTATTTGGTATCATTTAAGGCTCGAGATTGCAGGAAATGGCAGTTAGGTGTTCAAGGGTGGACAGAGCCCCCTTTATAGGCACCCTCCCACCTTACTCATCCGTACCACCTATTTCAAAACTCCTGGCCATCTAACTTACCAGAATGAACTACAAATGTTCTGGTTTATTAAGAAAGCTACACTTTGTTTTTGGTTGTCAAGTCAATTAGACCATACCCATTTCAAGCTTATCTTTCTCAAAAATAAACTGTTATTTCAGAGTATTTAGGCAAGTAaactggctaactcattgatcgtGCTTTGTATTATACCCTTCAGGCGGCTGGTCTTCTTACCTGCAGTGGGGGAGCTGGCTGCGTGGTGTTGAGACTTCTTTGGCAGGTTGAAGATCTGCTCACCGGGGTCAGGTGGGGGGATGGCATCCTGACCCTGTCTGGCCTGAAGTGGGTCGTAATCTTTACCGTCGTAGTTGGCGTCAAAGAACCTCTTGAACCACTGGATGAAGTCAAGGTTGTCCTGAAATCTAGCTTTCACCAGCTTTTCCACAGGAATAATCTTCATAGAGAAGTGGAAAGAAATGATCAACAAAAAATTGGGGTACCGGTTTTATAATCTGCACTTCACGTGATATTTTTTAGGAGCaaagtgagcgtgtgtgtgtgttcaatcaAATATAGCCTGGGCTAGCCATAGTAACTAAAGAAAAGCCCTATCTAATGGTAAACTGTTATAAGTAGCTACAGTAGGTCCCATCAGGACACTACTCACTCAGCCTCATTCTCTCACCTTGTCCACATTCATTCTCTTGAAGGAGGCCTGCAGTAGCTTGAAGTTGTGAATGTACTCGTGCTCAAATTTAGCTTGGAACTTAACCTTCTTAAGACTGACGCAGCCAGGGAAGAGCAAATCCATGAACTGGCAGTAGGCCGCTCCTACAAGTGAATGAAAACAAAACCACGTCAGAAGATGTGACAACTACAAATTGTTTCTCTTCTGATACAGGTTCGAAACTAATGATAATGAACAAATTATATTTTTCAGCCAACCTAGCACAACACAACCTACGGAAGACCAGACACAACAGGCTTGACAGCGCTGGAAGTGACAAGCAGCTTTAACCTCAAAATAGTACCATTAGCACACCTTGCTACAGGACTGTGTGTGGTTCAGCAGAGATTGGATTACTTGGGGCAGCCATGGCATGGTAGCCACAGCAAGTGCGCAAACTAGTTGTATTAATAGCACTGTCCGTCTTCTCTGTCAGAGCAAGGATAGGTTAGGAGCAGGGTTAGGTTTACACCAGGTTTCTTTGACTATACACATTACTATACCTATTACTAGGTCATTGGCAGAAGCTTGGTGTGGAACAGAGGGAAAGCATGGACATATCTCTCCCTTCCAATACCGCATCACTCTCCCTTTCTATGCTAGGCCTATATCCTGAGCCCATAATGAGGTCCTTGGGTCTGGAAGGAAGAACAGTTTACAGCAAGGTTAACAGGGTAATTATTCTTACCTGAGGAGAGCTGCTCCACTTTAGTGTAGTTCAGACCGAGAAGATCGTTAACCCAGGCAGTGATGTCATGCCTGCTCATAGTCTCCTGGGTTATTGAGGTAGAATATACATTGACCGCCATTCCCCAACTGCAAAAGATAGAAAAGGCACTAAGCAGTTAGTTACAATTCATTTTCTCCAAAACATTACCATCTCAAAATGAGGATTTTTTTTGTAATCTCTTTTACAGAATGGTTAGAGAACATGTTCTGTACACACAATTGTTGACCAACAGATAAAAGCCACCATATAATTTTCAACTACTAACATTACATGTAAATGTAAAGCAAGGCAGATAAGAACAATGCAAACCATCAAGGGGAAACTCGACAGCAAGCCAGTAAACCTAGGCCTATAACCAGAGCTACTAGTAACGAAATAAAGGCACACTGGTCTCAAATCAAATTGGTCTCAAATCAAATTATGTGAGATCAGTGTGTATGCTGATTTTCATTCCAACCAATTTCCATTGTCAAATTGCTTAACAACATCTATTACAATTTATCTCCATGCATATCCCATGTTAGGTCCAGTAATGTAATAACACGTTAGTAATGCGGTTATAATATCGGGATGCCCAATTTAGCTAAAATGTATACAGACTTTTGTAAACACACTCATAGAAGGAGTTTGAGTGTGGGTGTAGCACAAAATCTATATTGGATGAGAATAAACAAAAAAACGGTCATGAAGAGTTGAGATGTTATCTTCAGAAACATCAACAGAGCAAAGTGACATGAAAGTGATGACTTGCAAACAAATGTTTGAAACTGTTGACCACCCTTCACAGTAAATGCAAAAATGGTCTTTAAGTGTAGCCTACGTTATGCAAACACCTTGTAAAGTGCAGCAAAAAATAACGTTTTTCACAGCTTTGGTATTTGGAATATTTTCGTTTTAATGATGAGGCAGCCTGGAGCATATAATGTCAAAATGTAAAACCTGAATTGCTGTTGCAACATATCATATTCGCAAATGGGTACCCGAAGAAAATAACGGGCCTGGTGCTTAGGACATATGAGCCAAATGTCTAACGTTACCACTATCTATCGCTCCACCATTCCAAATGCAAACATTCAGCTAATGAGTTTAAATCGTTTGTCACTGATACGGAGGGCTGGCTATAAATGCGACGGACAATGCATTTCCATTTGATAAAAATATGGTAACAGCGAACGTTAGTCTACAATTACATCAAGCGCATAGTCCACATCCTAACAGCTAAACCCTAAACATGAATGGCAAAAGCTGACAAGATGTGGACTGGAGTTTCGTTTTCCAACTATCCTCTTCCATTGATTGCGCACTGAGACAGAAAATCGGACAGCCGTTCTCGTGTCAACAAAGCGGATGTACTGCTAGCTTTGTTAGCTCATTGGCTCTACTTGACCCAAACAAACGAGTTTATATATTTCTTTTTATAACGGTGCCCCTTTTCCCAGAACACACGATTGGGTAGCGTGGGGCCAACAAGAAAATTCGAGCAGCTATTGCTATCATTACAGTCAAGACAGTGACTGTATTTGACAATGAAGCAAGCTAACTTGCTAGTTTTTTCCCACAGCGGTCCCATTTCCAACTGGCCAGACAATGTGTGTTATTTTATGTTTAAATGTCACCGATTTCGCTTTGGCATTATTGTGAACTTGCAGGGGCCTCCTCAAGACAATTTACGCCATGGTCAAGAAACGGTCACCAAGAAGGAAATACATCCAATGTTATGCACGAGCTGATACATtgtaacataattgaaaaagagCGAGCGGATGGCGTGGAAAAATCCAATGCTCCTGAAACAAATGTTCAGAGTT encodes:
- the mapre2 gene encoding microtubule-associated protein RP/EB family member 2 isoform X1 gives rise to the protein MPGPTQALSPNGENNNDIIPTDGSNCIPYRKNTVRGERAYSWGMAVNVYSTSITQETMSRHDITAWVNDLLGLNYTKVEQLSSGAAYCQFMDLLFPGCVSLKKVKFQAKFEHEYIHNFKLLQASFKRMNVDKIIPVEKLVKARFQDNLDFIQWFKRFFDANYDGKDYDPLQARQGQDAIPPPDPGEQIFNLPKKSQHHAASSPTAGATRANATTPKQNPCSPHPSSRPSSAKRIPVATTTPAKGERELEAQVTLLNDQVNTLKLALEGVEKERDFYFGKLREVEVLAQEQGQESAQFVERLMEILYSADEQEGAGEGEDVDPGVHEEEVPDDQQDEY
- the mapre2 gene encoding microtubule-associated protein RP/EB family member 2 isoform X2, which gives rise to MAVNVYSTSITQETMSRHDITAWVNDLLGLNYTKVEQLSSGAAYCQFMDLLFPGCVSLKKVKFQAKFEHEYIHNFKLLQASFKRMNVDKIIPVEKLVKARFQDNLDFIQWFKRFFDANYDGKDYDPLQARQGQDAIPPPDPGEQIFNLPKKSQHHAASSPTAGATRANATTPKQNPCSPHPSSRPSSAKRIPVATTTPAKGERELEAQVTLLNDQVNTLKLALEGVEKERDFYFGKLREVEVLAQEQGQESAQFVERLMEILYSADEQEGAGEGEDVDPGVHEEEVPDDQQDEY